The nucleotide window GCCTGGTAGTGGTAACCTCATGAGTAGATTGATATTAATTCAATGGATGGTTGCAGGGTAAAAAGAGAGGAATTGAAATGAAGAATGAAATGCATCAAGAAACCATAATATCTGAAATTGGTTTCTGTTGTTCTGATTTTACAGTTGAATATGCACTGTTGGTCAAGGATAAATGCTATGTTGCCTATTATGATGAAAATCATACTATAACGGTAGCAAGTCGTAATCCTGACGAGAAAACATGGAAGCTAAGCCATCCGGAAGGTGAATGGTTACCAGAAAAAAAACGATTTATGCATCAAACTGAATATGATAGCCACAATTACCTCACACTGGCAATGGACAGTAAAGGACATATTCATCTCTCCGGAAATATGCATAAAGACAAACTGGTCTGGTTCCGCTCAACAAAACCTTATGATATTCATTCTCTTGTTCAGAGGAAAATGACTGGAATAAGGGAGGGGAGTTCCACCTATCCGTTATTTTTCTATGGCAGAAATGGAGAGCTTTTTTTTCGTTATCGCGATGGAGAAAGCGGAAACGGTGATGATATCTACAACTGCTGGAACGAAGATGAAAATAAATGGTTCAGATTACAGGGCAATCCATTATTAAGTGGTGAAGAACTCAGAAATGCATATGCCCGTTTACCCGTCTTTGGTCCGGATAATCAATGGCATATGATCTGGATGTGGAGGGATACACCACACTGCGAAACCTGCCATGATCTTTCCTATGCACGCAGTCCGGATCTGCTCAAATGGTATTCGCACGATGGCTATCGTTTACCCGTGCCGATCACCTTGCAGAAGAGCGATATTGTTGATGGCAGTTCTGTAAAACACGGGCTGATTAATATGAGCCAGAATATTGGTTTCAGTGCCAAAGGTAAGCCGTTAATTACCTGGCATCGTTATGATGAAAAAGG belongs to Kosakonia sp. SMBL-WEM22 and includes:
- a CDS encoding BNR repeat-containing protein, whose product is MKNEMHQETIISEIGFCCSDFTVEYALLVKDKCYVAYYDENHTITVASRNPDEKTWKLSHPEGEWLPEKKRFMHQTEYDSHNYLTLAMDSKGHIHLSGNMHKDKLVWFRSTKPYDIHSLVQRKMTGIREGSSTYPLFFYGRNGELFFRYRDGESGNGDDIYNCWNEDENKWFRLQGNPLLSGEELRNAYARLPVFGPDNQWHMIWMWRDTPHCETCHDLSYARSPDLLKWYSHDGYRLPVPITLQKSDIVDGSSVKHGLINMSQNIGFSAKGKPLITWHRYDEKGFSQAWIARPEGNKWLIKQISDWEFRWEFSGMGSIPPDVIISAPYLKDNYLSVDFRLSTGESGNWLLDQETLDVIKTFSGPVSPLPEHFYKPCEGLDAEAKVQIIPELYQSSPSYFLRWEALPIRRDISSGKNIRPSMLTLITTKCFTEEKGD